In Trichoderma asperellum chromosome 1, complete sequence, a single window of DNA contains:
- a CDS encoding mitochondrial 54S ribosomal protein mL40 produces the protein MASSASITGLFSRLSLLSRNTTTTATMTTTTTPRLFSTTSTSLARKAPPPAAGGSAPKAARRSRQAPKSENFFRIRTLRRNMFSPAPPPLRMARLRYLRHWTIHRAWQLFRRKQHEAIEKERSRMHAGMYNACEELRKTVGPGSRGEGYLYRVAMEKKGVYGLEGVPIEYARFQTDSPAKEAWNHDWKR, from the coding sequence AtggcctcttctgcttccatCACCGGGCTCTTCAgccgcctctccctcctctcacgaaacaccaccaccaccgcaaccatgacaacaacaacaaccccACGCCTCTTCTCGACAACCTCAACCTCTCTCGCCCGCAAGGCTCCTCCCCCAGCAGCCGGCGGCTCTGCCCCCAAAGCCGCCCGCCGCAGCCGCCAGGCCCCGAAATCCGAAAACTTCTTCCGCATCCGCACGCTGCGCCGCAACATGTTCTCGCCGGCACCTCCCCCGCTGCGCATGGCTCGCCTGCGATACCTGCGCCACTGGACCATCCACCGCGCCTGGCAGCTCTTCCGCCGGAAGCAACACGAGGCCattgagaaggagaggagcaGGATGCACGCCGGCATGTACAACGCCTGCGAGGAGCTGCGGAAGACGGTTGGGCCTGGATCGAGGGGAGAGGGGTACTTGTACCGAGTtgcgatggagaagaagggcgttTATGGACTTGAGGGTGTGCCGATAGAGTATGCTCGATTCCAGACGGACAGTCCGGCGAAAGAGGCGTGGAACCACGACTGGAAGAGGTAG
- a CDS encoding uncharacterized protein (EggNog:ENOG41), whose translation MGAKHLSFINISRPDEGQSKRTKALVRRHVMADVGRSRRKKAKYKIIPLQVAATITSSDVVPVNAEAAESLPLVRMPPSFQTFLTGGDARASELITFMTSEADYVYRPFRASWFRIGLSDTAAFDLWLAQAVVIRDSLSHQKDAVNYDEEYSDTSEANRYYCKSLQQLATRLNNREDCVSDGVIATIMGFICVDTRVGNWDRYTVHMDGLERIYHLRHGFDTLDGEIPLMAFWVDLMGASMLNRYPRFPIPKQLMNSQRINKDDIPQTLRTLLHHAEKVTPQGGQIYAMLRMMAPVVAIVNRNTYDALFWTEPAVLIEILGVASHFVLSVPKCPEDDTQTDYPVFMVQRMVQLACLMIMSELKRVASFHWADIGPLGDRFIILLQESTCEIPMELKKLRSWAIVTAYSLARLEIRDSLLVEARQSMSEVGICSSDQAIDYMKDTLWLQSINPIILESLFVSSSG comes from the exons ATGGGTGCCAAGCATCTATCTTTTATCAACATCTCTCGTCCTGATGAGGGCCAGAGTAAGCGTACCAAGGCATTGGTACGTCGGCATGTTATGGCAGATGTTGGCCGTTCAAGGCGTAAAAAGGCGAAATACAAGATTATACCCCTCCAAGTTGCCGCCACAATTACTTCATCAGACGTTGTACCAGTAAACGCCGAAGCAGCTGAATCACTCCCTCTCGTGAGGATGCCGCCGTCGTTTCAAACTTTTCTCACCGGTGGTGATGCTCGTGCTTCAGAACTTATTACTTTCA TGACGTCTGAAGCTGACTACGTGTACCGTCCGTTTCGGGCATCGTGGTTTCGGATCGGTCTCTCTGATACAGCCGCATTCGACTTATGGCTTGCGCAAGCAGTGGTAATTCGCGATAGTTTATCCCATCAAAAAGATGCAGTCAACTATGATGAAGAATATTCGGATACATCTGAAGCAAATAGATATTACTGCAAGTCCTTGCAACAGCTGGCTACTCGACTCAACAATCGCGAAGATTGTGTAAGCGATGGTGTTATAGCGACTATCATGGGATTTATATGCGTTGAT ACTCGTGTCGGAAATTGGGATCGATATACCGTGCATATGGATGGCCTGGAGCGAATATACCATCTTCGTCATGGATTTGACACTTTAGATGGTGAGATCCCACTAATGGCATTTTG GGTTGATTTAATGGGTGCATCCATGCTCAATCGCTACCCAAGATTTCCCATCCCAAAGCAGCTGATGAATTCTCAGAGGATAAATAAGGACGACATTCCCCAAACGCTGCGCACTTTGCTTCATCATGCTGAGAAAGTCACTCCTCAAGGCGGGCAGATATACGCTATGTTACGCATGATGGCACCAGTTGTTGCTATAGTGAACCGCAATACTTATGATGCCCTATTCTGGACCGAACCGGCGGTTTTGATCGAAATACTTGGCGTTGCTAGTCATTTTGTGCTGTCAGTGCCTAAATGTCCGGAAGATGATACACAAACAGATTATCCGGTCTTCATGGTGCAGAGGATGGTACAACTTGCGTGTTTGATGATCATGTCAGAGCTCAAACGAGTAGCATCCTTCCACTGGGCAGACATAGGCCCTCTGGGTGATCGCTTCATAATCCTACTGCAGGAATCTACTTGCGAGATTCCTATGGAGCTCAAAAAACTGCGATCTTGGGCAATTGTGACGGCATACTCCTTGGCGCGGCTTGAAATTCGAGACTCATTGCTTGTCGAAGCGAGGCAATCCATGAGTGAGGTCGGCATCTGCTCTTCTGATCAAGCGATTGATTATATGAAGGATACTTTGTGGTTGCAAAGTATCAATCCAATTATATTGGAGAGCTTATTTGTATCTAGCAGTGGGTGA
- a CDS encoding uncharacterized protein (EggNog:ENOG41) codes for MATYKLVPNCTVDDAVGLANSNMTAFWGEPWWNMNWDKPLAAIIESASARMPTNLLKDRNVRRHQKVIDTSTGQIVGYARWILPESHADSWLDAQVPDVSEQDKARFQTAFEAADWAIRPEVHDSDDLVLEQFHKHTPKGPYMKLDYLGVHPDHHRRGIGSMLVKSGVEQGDQLGVYLYMIAMGQKAVDMYTKLGFEELDSLKQDMTKWGRDGSYDTWILVKHPRIQ; via the exons ATGGCTACATACAAGCTTGTGCCCAATTGCACGGTAGACGATGCCGTAGGTCTTGCCAACTCCAACATGACAGCTTTTTGGGGCGAGCCTTGGTGGAACATGAATTGGGACAAGCCTCTCGCTGCGATCATCGAGTCTGCTTCGGCCAGAATGCCAACCAATCTCCTCAAAGACAGAAATGTAAGACGGCATCAGAAAGTCATAGATACGTCAACCGGACAAATTGTCGGCTATGCTAGATGGATATTACCGGAGTCGCATGCAGATTCCTGGCTCGATGCCCAAGTCCCAGACGTAAGTGAGCAGGACAAGGCTCGCTTCCAGACAGCCTTCGAGGCAGCAGACTGGGCCATCCGACCCGAAGTTCACGATTCAGATGATCTTGTTCTGGAGCAATTTCATAAGCATACCCCTAAAGGGCCGTACATGA AGCTCGATTACCTGGGAGTGCATCCTGACCATCATCGCCGAGGAATCGGTAGCATGCTTGTTAAGTCTGGTGTAGAACAAGGTGATCAATTAGGTGTATATTTGTATATGATTGCCATGGGGCAGAAAGCAGTCGACATGTATACGAAGCTGGGTTTCGAGGAGCTGGATAGTCTAAAACAGGATATGACTAAATGGGGCCGCGATGGGAGTTATGACACTTGGATCTTGGTAAAGCATCCCAGAATCCAGTGA
- a CDS encoding uncharacterized protein (EggNog:ENOG41), translating into MGNSSSTPVRDQDAIEEDDEDDILTEAAFARRAEDIRSRFPIESPVDEAIPCEYTAFISPDSPPLLTTLPPELIEELVSYLDNRSIKNLRLTCRLFCTIKLRINRVFLSANPLNIRVVHSIADHDVYRQEIIELIYDDARLCHSRADHSNNQHPDTVRPIPLEILYDRPMTDMEWFQTERDANLEELQSRERHDESGHPTDLRIYRQANAELPLAESWSYYHDLLHQQDDVIAHGADVQAFRYALQRFPALRTVTVTPAAHGWLFTPLYETPMIRAFPYGFNYPLPRGWPTERCYDTGEEPAPWEDSKARWRGYCLVVKVLAQERQHHRVSELRIDSHNLRNGLNCRIFEQPSEEYLDFVSCLQHPNLKKLHLSLMVEFSWTAFRRNLLRNALAKSSQLEYFSLETGMDIFSYAPMYYSHHEIPPALQTFLPVDRWTRLQYFRLWNIPVDSADLILTLLQLPALQLLELGFLFLQSGTQRELLEEMRDSLLWHERNTRPKVKFAVPIDHYIQGRAIWIDEEVENFLYHGGENPLEINDEVCYDMGVMRDAFDPEFERPYIHPKKRLELLRALKL; encoded by the exons ATGGGAAATAGCTCATCAACACCTGTTCGCGACCAGGACGCgatagaagaagatgatgaagatgacattTTGACAGAGGCCGCCTTTGCCAGAAGAGCCGAGGACATACGCAGCCGGTTTCCGATTGAGTCCCCAGTCGACGAAGCTATCCCATGCGAGTACACGGCCTTCATCTCGCCAG attctcctcctctcttaaCCACACTGCCTCCCGAGCTCATTGAAGAGCTAGTGAGCTATCTAGACAATCGCTCAATTAAGAATCTACGCTTGACTTGCAGACTCTTTTGTACTATTAAGTTACGTATTAATCGAGtctttctctctgccaatCCACTCAATATTCGCGTCGTTCATTCTATTGCCGATCACGATGTATATCGCCAGGAAATTATCGAGCTTATTTATGACGATGCGCGCTTATGCCACTCTCGTGCTGATCATTCCAACAATCAACATCCGGATACCGTCCGGCCAATACCTCTCGAGATATTATACGATAGGCCAATGACGGATATGGAATGGTTTCAGACGGAACGGGATGCGAACCTTGAGGAATTACAGTCACGCGAAAGGCACGATGAGTCAGGCCATCCTACAGACCTTAGAATATACCGGCAAGCAAATGCCGAGTTGCCGTTGGCAGAATCATGGTCATATTACCATGATCTCCTACATCAGCAAGATGATGTGATCGCTCATGGGGCTGATGTCCAGGCTTTTCGATATGCTTTGCAGCGGTTTCCCGCCCTGCGAACAGTCACTGTTACACCTGCTGCTCATGGATGGCTATTCACCCCTCTATACGAGACTCCTATGATTCGAGCTTTCCCCTATGGATTCAATTATCCACTTCCTCGCGGCTGGCCAACTGAACGTTGTTACGACACTGGCGAAGAACCCGCACCTTGGGAAGATTCAAAAGCGCGATGGCGCGGCTATTGTTTAGTTGTAAAGGTTTTGGCTCAAGAGCGACAGCATCATCGCGTCTCTGAGCTTCGAATTGACTCCCACAATCTACGTAATGGCCTCAATTGTCGCATCTTCGAGCAGCCATCCGAGGAGTATTTAGACTTTGTTTCCTGCCTTCAGCACcctaacctaaagaaattgcATCTATCCCTTATGGTGGAGTTTAGTTGGACAGCTTTTCGCCGTAATCTCTTGCGGAACGCCTTAGCAAAATCGTCACAGCTAGAGTATTTCAGCTTGGAAACAGGCATGGACATATTCAGCTACGCCCCCATGTATTATAGCCACCATGAGATCCCACCAGCGCTGCAAACATTTCTTCCTGTTGATCGCTGGACAAGGCTACAATATTTTCGGTTATGGAACATTCCAGTGGATTCCGCTGATTTGATATTAACACTCTTACAGCTTCCTGCATTGCAGTTACTTGAACTGGGGTTCTTATTTTTACAATCTGGCACCCAGCGTGAGTTACTAGAGGAAATGCGTGACTCTCTGCTTTGGCATGAACGAAACACGCGGCCCAAAGTCAAGTTTGCTGTACCCATCGATCATTATATTCAGGGACGCGCAATTTGGATTGACGAAGAAGTTGAGAATTTTTTGTATCATGGTGGCGAGAATCCTCTTGAGATAAACGATGAAGTATGCTATGACATGGGAGTTATGAGAGATGCATTTGATCCAGAGTTTGAGAGGCCTTATATACATCCGAAGAAGAGATTAGAGCTTCTACGAGCATTAAAGCTATAA
- a CDS encoding uncharacterized protein (EggNog:ENOG41~SECRETED:SignalP(1-15)) has translation MANSLSILILCGVGAQNSYVAQELAKAGHKVRILSRDTEKEEPKKLAALPGIEVVKGDTYDEEVLASAFNNIESVFVNTNGFAIGEKSEIYWSIRIYKLALCAGVKHFIYSTLPYVSKKSGFNPRFRVPFVDGKAKFGEYLKSQPTNVMNWSLLESGPYAEDSLHRRAPKLDEAMGEWIWKLFLGESGCMALVSLRDLAWFARYMFENPEEFRGDLLSVGIKHTSGAELALALTAVTGKPSRYVPMTEEEFREGYPLIKMGVAHSPGYDDPTLWTPQSMFYNWFTVWTNSVGNTGLWTREYQRLDRIKPDRIKSVEEWMRSVGYDPEKSEKSILQSGMTLAGIGEVIGK, from the exons ATGGCAAATTCGTTAAGCATCCTGATTCTTTGTGGCGTGGGAGCACAAAACTCCTATGTTGCCCAAGAACTCGCCAAAGCGGGCCACAAAGTGCGTATCCTCAGTCGAGATacagaaaaggaagaacccAAGAAGTTGGCAGCTTTACCCGGCATTGAAGTCGTAAAAGGCGATACTTATGACGAAGAAGTGCTGGCGTCTGCTTTCAACAACATCGAGTCTGTCTTTGTGAATACGAATGGCTTTGCAATTGGAGAGAAAAGCGAAATATACTGGAGTATTCGCATTTACAAACTGGCTCTCTGTGCCGGAGTAAAGCACTTCATCTATAGCACGCTACCATATGTGTCCAAGAAGAGCGGCTTTAATCCTAGATTCCGCGTCCCGTTTGTGGATGGAAAGGCCAAATTCGGAG AGTACCTCAAGTCTCAGCCGACAAATGTTATGAATTGGAGCCTATTGGAAAGTGGTCCGTACGCCGAAGATAGCCTTCATCGACGGGCTCCTAAGCTTGACGAAGCGATGGGCGAGTGGATCTGGAAGTTATTCCTAGGCGAGAGCGGCTGTATGGCGCTCGTATCTCTAAGGGACCTTGCTTGGTTTGCGCGATACATGTTTGAAAACCCAGAAGAGTTTCGCGGAGATCTCTTAAGCGTGGGCATCAAGCACACTTCAGGGGCAGAGCTCGCTTTGGCACTTACAGCGGTCACAGGCAAGCCGTCAAGATACGTTCCAATGACAGAAGAGGAGTTCCGTGAGGGCTATCCGCTTATAAAAATGGGTGTGGCCCATTCGCCGGGATATGATGACCCTACGCTGTGGACACCGCAGAGCATGTTCTATAACTGGTTTACGGTCTGGACGAATAGCGTCGGTAACACGGGATTGTGGACAAGGGAATACCAGCGTCTGGATAGGATTAAGCCAGACCGTATCAAAAGTGTCGAAGAATGGATGAGATCCGTTGGCTATGATCCTGAAAAATCTGAGAAGTCTATACTGCAGAGCGGTATGACTTTGGCTGGCATCGGCGAGGTTATTGGAAAGTAG
- a CDS encoding uncharacterized protein (EggNog:ENOG41~BUSCO:EOG092D2NK1~TransMembrane:2 (i12-31o513-534i)) encodes MLVAAFLRNGLGLLVPLAIACTVYLYLYPLFGGCAFPLPSRDSKEALEATKRLHWPYTELEPEADYVPTQLAPFRLLALGDPQLEGDTSIPTVILGTFPHVFSIFDHVTFRTEHWCFRERVRQIVHDIVDIFFEDIPWFLESLRKRFDHFGNDFYLAHIYRTLHWWSRPTHVTVLGDLLGSQWIEDDEFDIRGRRFWERAFRGGERVPDDVAAWPEHEYELSGMLDGSEAEEIWTKRIMNVAGNHDIGYAGDLTPERLERFERVFGKVNYELRFGIPINDTDTLATLHDDATNPESIRLEPEIRIVILNDMNLDTPALNTSLQDATYSFINKVIGTSAAVEYSGIFTLVLTHIPLYKPEGVCVDAPFFDFHTEEDGGGVKEQYLLSADASKGFLEGFYGMNKDPNAAAGGRGRKGLILNGHDHEGCDTYHFINQTNGTDPAERFWEVARWRDAQAQGLPDLTSSGVPGRREITVRSMMGDFSGNAGLLSMWFNQETWEWEYEFVNCRLGTQHFWWFVHFLDFGVVVAFLVYIAVTIMGAAGVDVDARFFAAVDWGKRRLSEWWNKKSNKEVAATQNGHAKIKG; translated from the coding sequence ATGTTAGTCGCGGCGTTTCTCCGCAATGGCTTGGGCCTTCTGGTGCCTCTGGCGATAGCCTGCACCGTCTATCTCTATCTCTATCCCCTTTTCGGCGGCTGCGCGTTTCCTCTGCCGTCGAGAGACTCCAAGGAGGCCTTGGAAGCCACCAAACGGCTGCATTGGCCGTACACCGAGCTCGAGCCCGAAGCCGACTATGTGCCGACCCAACTGGCTCCCTTCCGACTTCTTGCTCTGGGCGATCCTCAGCTCGAAGGCGATACGTCGATCCCAACCGTCATCTTGGGCACCTTTCCCCACGTATTCAGTATCTTCGATCATGTCACGTTTCGCACCGAGCACTGGTGCTTTCGCGAACGCGTCCGGCAGATCGTGCACGACATTGTCGACATCTTTTTCGAAGACATCCCGTGGTTCCTCGAGTCGTTGCGCAAGCGCTTCGACCACTTCGGCAACGACTTCTACCTCGCCCATATCTACAGAACGCTGCACTGGTGGTCGCGCCCGACTCACGTTACGGTCCTCGGAGACCTGTTGGGCAGCCAATGgatcgaagacgacgagTTTGACATAAGGGGGCGCAGATTCTGGGAGCGAGCTTTCCGTGGCGGAGAAAGAGTGCCGGACGATGTCGCCGCGTGGCCGGAGCACGAGTATGAGCTCTCGGGCATGCTGGATGGATCCGAGGCGGAAGAGATTTGGACAAAAAGAATAATGAACGTTGCTGGCAACCACGATATCGGTTATGCGGGTGACCTGACGCCTGAACGACTGGAACGATTCGAGCGTGTCTTCGGCAAGGTCAACTATGAGCTTCGATTCGGAATCCCCATTAACGACACCGATACGTTAGCGACTTTGCACGACGATGCGACGAACCCCGAGTCGATTCGACTCGAGCCTGAGATTCGCATTGTTATTCTCAATGACATGAATTTGGATACCCCCGCCTTGAACACATCTCTGCAGGACGCGACATACAGTTTTATCAACAAGGTTATCGGTACATCGGCTGCTGTCGAGTACTCGGGTATCTTCACCCTCGTTCTAACCCACATTCCTCTTTATAAACCCGAAGGCGTCTGTGTCGACGCGCCCTTTTTCGACTTCCACACGGAGGAAGACGGCGGTGGCGTCAAGGAGCAGTATCTGCTAAGTGCAGATGCCAGCAAAGGCTTCCTCGAAGGATTCTACGGCATGAACAAAGACcctaatgctgctgctggtggaagGGGTCGCAAGGGTCTGATTCTCAACGGCCACGATCACGAAGGTTGTGACACGTACCATTTCATTAACCAGACAAACGGCACAGATCCAGCTGAGCGCTTCTGGGAAGTGGCGAGATGGCGTGATGCTCAGGCTCAAGGCCTGCCCGACCTGACCTCTTCAGGTGTTCCAGGTCGCCGAGAGATTACCGTCCGTAGCATGATGGGCGACTTCAGCGGCAACGCCGGCCTACTCAGCATGTGGTTCAACCAGGAGACTTGGGAGTGGGAGTACGAGTTTGTCAACTGTCGCCTTGGCACGCAGCACTTTTGGTGGTTTGTCCATTTTCTGGATTTCGGAGTGGTTGTCGCCTTCTTAGTGTATATCGCGGTGACCATTATGGGCGCAGCAGGTGTCGATGTGGACGCGCGATTCTTTGCAGCGGTTGACTGGGGGAAACGCAGATTATCTGAGTGGTGGAATAAGAAGAGTAATAAAGAGGTGGCCGCGACACAGAACGGACATGCTAAGATAAAAGGGTGA